A window of the Helianthus annuus cultivar XRQ/B chromosome 4, HanXRQr2.0-SUNRISE, whole genome shotgun sequence genome harbors these coding sequences:
- the LOC118491602 gene encoding uncharacterized protein LOC118491602, whose amino-acid sequence MKVSSNLNCSDEWWKRKIQENPKVLAIQNNQPSIQLQEEWDQLFGDVVASGENCVAPSMDPTTFSEVHVENLEDDNVEGGNNFFGDFLNEVSQHDASTLSPSEVAKNFEKSTKVNTKPKPVKVKRKGRESLGASILKEHLTQSSLNQQRALEILESDSSKLSQSTKFSIEAAMGLLSRMLDAGLMREDEELWLFAMDLFEDPVKREMFINMPHDHGRLAWLQRKQRLTN is encoded by the exons ATGAAAGTATCAAGCAACTTAAATTGTTCTGATGAATGGTGGAAAAGAAAAATTCAG GAAAACCCGAAAGTTCTAGCAATTCAAAATAACCAACCATCTATACAACTACAAGAAGAGTGGGATCAATTATTTGGAGATGTAGTTGCTAGTGGGGAAAATTGTGTGGCACCCTCTATGGATCCAACTACATTCAGTGAGGTGCATGTTGAGAACCTTGAGGATGACAATGTTGAGGGAGGTAACAATTTCTTTGGTGACTTTTTGAATGAAGTAAGTCAACATGATGCATCAACATTAAGCCCAAGTGAGGTTgcaaaaaattttgaaaagtctACTAAAGTAAACACTAAGCCTAAACCAGTTAAGGTGAAACGTAAAGGGAGAGAATCATTGGGAGCTTCAATACTTAAAGAACATTTAACTCAAAGTAGCCTGAATCAACAACGTGCTTTAGAAATATTAGAATCAGATTCTTCCAAACTCAGTCAAAGTACTAAGTTTAGTATTGAAGCTGCTATGGGTTTGCTTAGCCGGATGCTAGATGCAGGATTAATGAGAGAAGATGAGGAGTTGTGGTTATTTGCAATGGATTTATTTGAAGATCCCGTGAAAAGAGAAATGTTTATAAATATGCCACATGATCATGGTAGGTTAGCGTGGCTGCAACGAAAGCAAAGGCTCACCAACTAA